From Hoplias malabaricus isolate fHopMal1 chromosome 11, fHopMal1.hap1, whole genome shotgun sequence, a single genomic window includes:
- the LOC136709227 gene encoding extracellular calcium-sensing receptor-like, whose translation MESLFTILHVIIAIINFSGANETCSLQGISAYPQLLKDGDIIIGGIFPFHNNWEITDLSYMVKPVLIKCKGLDFRAFQYSQSLIFAIEEINNSSTLLPGVSLGYKIFDSCSSTAMGVRMAMALVNGNEQTVLDGPCTKPAQVQAIIGETYSSVSMAIAMSVGPFSIPLISHYSTCNCLSDKQKYPSFLRTIPSDYYQSRALAEMVKHFGWTWVGAIRRDDDYGNSGMAAFIEAAEQLGICLEYSLPFFRTYSQEKVLRIIQQIKSSTSRVIVGFLDNWDLESLLHVFYEHNITGYQWVGSEAWIFDPVLATQDEHNILQGAIGLSIPKTTVTGLKDFILDIHPLKTAGSAIFTEFWEALFKCKYIIQNESDNLQVCTGKENVSDLKNTFTDMSLMPIFSNVYKGVYAVAHTLHDLLGCTQTCPTNKQPDPLTFLEHLKRVHFKTKEVELVFFDKNGDPAAKYEIINWQTSKEYQHEFVTVGFYDSSFPEHKRLMVNMASILWAQNSNQVPVSVCSESCPPGTRKAVLKGKPVCCFDCIQCADGQISNMTDSIKCEQCDEEYWSNPHRDECVKKEIEYLSYEETMGILLTAVSMTGAFMTIIIAIIFFRHKNTPIVKANNSELSFLLLFSLTLCFLCSLTFIGQPSGWSCVLRHTAFGITFVLCISCVLGKTIVVLMAFRATLPSSNVMKWFGPPQQRLSVLALTFIQVIICIIWLTTSPPFPFQNPKRYKEKIILECHLGSAVGFWAVLGYIGLLALLCFVLAFLARKLPDNFNEAKFITFSMLIFCALWITFIPAYVSSPGKFTVAVEIFAILASSFGLLFCIFFPKCYIIILRPEKNNKKQIMGKLPVK comes from the exons ATGGAGTCTCTTTTTACTATTTTGCATGTGATAATTGCAATCATTAATTTTTCTGGGGCTAATGAGACCTGTAGCCTCCAAGGAATATCTGCATACCCACAACTTTTAAAGGATGGTGATATTATCATAGGAGGAATTTTCCCTTTCCATAATAATTGGGAGATCACAGACTTGTCCTATATGGTCAAGCCAGTGTTAATAAAATGCAAGGG TCTTGATTTCAGAGCATTCCAGTATTCACAGTCCTTGATATTTGCAATAGAGGAGATCAACAACAGTTCCACATTACTGCCTGGAGTCTCACTGGGATACAAGATATTTGACTCCTGCAGTTCTACAGCAATGGGAGTTAGAATGGCAATGGCACTTGTTAATGGAAATGAACAGACAGTCTTGGATGGACCCTGCACAAAGCCAGCCCAGGTGCAGGCCATAATCGGAGAGACATACTCATCAGTGTCAATGGCTATTGCAATGAGTGTGGGTCCTTTCAGCATTCCCTTA ATCAGCCACTATTCCACCTGCAACTGTCTCAGTGACAAACAGAAATACCCATCATTCCTGCGCACCATCCCCAGTGATTATTACCAGAGCAGAGCACTGGCAGAAATGGTCAAGCACTTTGGCTGGACCTGGGTAGGGGCAATAAGAAGAGATGATGATTATGGTAACAGTGGAATGGCTGCATTTATTGAAGCTGCAGAACAACTGGGAATATGTCTAGAATACTCCCTTCCATTTTTCAGAACCTACTCACAAGAAAAAGTGTTAAGAATAATTCAGCAGATTAAAAGCTCCACTTCTAGAGTGATAGTGGGATTTCTTGACAACTGGGACCTGGAAAGTTTGCTGCATGTTTTTTATGAGCACAACATAACTGGATACCAGTGGGTAGGATCTGAGGCCTGGATCTTTGATCCAGTATTGGCCACACAAGATGAGCATAACATACTGCAAGGAGCCATAGGGCTATCCATTCCCAAAACAACAGTTACAGGTCTGAAAGACTTCATTCTGGATATACATCCATTAAAAACAGCAGGCAGTGCCATTTTTACTGAATTCTGGGAGGCTCTGTTTaagtgtaaatatataatacagaATGAAAGTGACAACTTGCAAGTGTGCACAGGCAAGGAGAATGTGTCTGACctgaaaaacacttttacaGACATGTCCCTGATGCCCATATTCAGTAATGTGTATAAAGGAGTGTATGCAGTTGCCCACACTCTACATGACCTCCTTGGCTGCACACAGACATGTCCAACAAATAAGCAGCCTGATCCTCTCACT ttcCTAGAACACCTTAAAAGGGTGCATTTCAAAACCAAGGAGGTTGAACTTGTATTTTTTGATAAAAATGGTGATCCTGCTGCAAAATATGAGATAATAAACTGGCAGACGAGTAAAGAATATCAGCATGAATTTGTTACGGTTGGGTTTTATGACTCCTCTTTCCCTGAACACAAAAGATTAATGGTAAACATGGCCTCTATTTTGTGGGCACAAAATAGCAATCAA GTGCCAGTGTCAGTGTGCAGTGAGAGCTGTCCTCCAGGCACCAGGAAAGCTGTACTAAAAGGAAAGCCTGTCTGCTGCTTTGACTGCATACAATGCGCAGATGGACAAATCAGTAATATGACAG ATTCCATTAAGTGTGAACAATGCGATGAAGAATACTGGTCAAATCCACACAGGGATGAATGTGTAAAGAAGGAAATTGAATATCTTTCCTATGAAGAAACAATGGGAATTTTGCTGACAGCTGTTTCTATGACTGGTGCTTTCATGACAATAATAATAGCAATCATATTCTTTAGGCATAAAAATACCCCAATTGTCAAAGCCAATAACTCAGAGCTTAGTTTCCTTTTGCTATTTTCTCTGACACTGTGTTTCCTTTGTTCACTTACTTTCATTGGTCAGCCCTCTGGATGGTCCTGTGTACTCCGTCACACTGCATTTGGAATCACATTTGTCCTCTGCATCTCCTGCGTTCTGGGGAAAACAATAGTGGTATTAATGGCCTTCAGGGCTACACTTCCAAGCAGTAATGTCATGAAGTGGTTTGGGCCTCCACAGCAGAGACTCAGTGTCCTTGCATTAACTTTTATACAGGtcattatttgtattatatggTTAACAACATCCCCTCCTTTCCCCTTCCAAAACCCAAAGCGTTACAAAGAAAAGATCATATTAGAATGTCATTTAGGTTCAGCAGTAGGTTTCTGGGCTGTGCTGGGTTATATAGGACTCCTGGCTTTATTGTGTTTTGTTCTGGCTTTTCTGGCTCGAAAGCTGCCTGATAACTTTAATGAAGCCAAGTTCATCACATTTAGTATGCTCATATTCTGTGCTCTTTGGATCACATTTATTCCAGCATATGTCAGCTCTCCTGGAAAATTCACTGTAGCTGTAGAGATATTTGCAATTTTGGCCTCAAGTTTTGGTTTGTTATTCTGCATCTTTTTTCCAAAGTGCTACATAATCATACTGAGACCAGAAAAGAACAATAAAAAGCAAATTATGGGAAAACTGCCAGTTAAGTGA